TCAGCTATTGCtaataaaggacaagtaaagtatAAAATACTGGGAGCTTCCAAAAAGACTAACTGGCCGGGGACTGTTTGTTGCAGAGCACAGCAGTGACATATTTCCTGTGCTCCCAGGTGTCCCTTTTGGGGTGACTTCCTGGAAGTTCTACTCTACACCTGGAAGCACAGTAAAGATGAAATCCCCCcagtattttgtattttacttCTCAAATGGAAGCCAATTTATAGGGGTTTGAGTTTAAGGTCCATGGCTGTCCCCCATTGGTCCGTGCAATAGCTAAAGGTGAAATGATGAGAAAGAAGTACTCACATTTCTCATAGGAGTAAGTGTTGGCTGTACTTAGTCGCACCAGTCGCTCCCCATACTCCTGAAGAAGGCGCTGCTTACTGCACAGAGTTCTAAATtcctgcgcgacaaaacaagatgGAGTCACTTTAAAGGGGCGTTAAGATAATCCTACCCTTATAACGTTGGGGGCACTGTGCCCCTGTAGGCACCAAAAAACGAGTGCTAATTAACTGGCTGTTCTGTATGCATAATTGTCCACAAGGCCAGCATAATTACTGTTAATATCTCTGGTTTTTGCCCATGTGTGAACAGTAAGTAGCACTAAATTGCTCATTAGCTCACCCTTGTGGTTGTGTGCAGAACTGCAGTTACACTCCAAGCCCAGCTCCACTTACCGAGTTATCGGTGATTCCCTGTAGGATAACCGGGCTTTTGTATGCATACCTGGCAGGGAGAGAGGAGAGGCACAGCTTAGCCCAGGCTCAGGGAAACAACCAGAGAGTCCAATTCTAGTAGAGAGTGTGAAAATGAAAGGGGAAGtaaagagagaaaaggaaaatagaaaGTCAGATGCAAGTgggcccagactggaaatctaTATAAAACGGCAAAAGTCTTTGGCTGCAGATGAttaacctttatgttaacttttataatgtaacagaatggccaattctaagcagcttttcaattggtcattattaTCTAacgatttttttaaattcatagtaacatagtaagttaggttgaaaaaagacacacatccatcacgttcaaccataatgcctatatataacctgcctaactactagttgatccagaggaaggcaaaaaacctcacctgaagcctctctaatttgccccagaggggaaacaattctttcctgactccaagatggcaatcggaccaggcCTTCTTCTTcaatttccagctttcaaatgggggtcactgaccccgacagacaaaaactattgctcagtgaggctgcagttttattgttactttttattacttgtatttcTATTCCGATCCTCTCCTAtgaatatatcagtctctcattcaaaccactgccaggttgctaatttaatttgaaccctagcaaccagatagctgctgaaattccaaatcgcagagttgctgagcaaaaagtgaaaaaacccaaataataaaaaatgaagaccaattgcaaattgtcttagactatGACTTTTTAtcccatactaaaagttaactcaaaaatgaaagtgttctaaagtGATTAAAAGATAATgaactgttgctctgcactggtaaatgttttgTCTTTGCTacaaaggctactatagtttatataaacaaagctgctgtgtagccacaggggcagccattcaagtggtaaaaaaaggataaaaggcacaggttaaatagcagataccatttaagctctgtagaatacaatggtgtttgaCAGAGCTTTTAACCATTTCCTgttgtgtaacctgtgccatttagccctattttagcTGGAACAGCTGCCCCCATAGCTATacagcagtttatataaagtatagtagggtttctaaagcaaaccagtgcagggcagcactaCATAATATTTGAATCActttaataaacataattttttttggtgtaaatgtTTCTTTAAATTGGGCCTGTGTgtgcttaaaatgccagggcctactgaGACACCCAGTCCAGCCATGGGTGCAAGATGGGTGCACTTACTGTTGCATGAATGAGGCATAGGTAAGGGAAGCATCGACCCTCTCCACTGTGCATCTCTCCTCTTCCTGGGCAGCGGAGTAATGGTACAGGTGCCTGCATGGAGGAGACAATGATGGTGATATTGGGCTGTGCCAGTCCCGTACATGTTTGTGCCCCATCCCCAGGACTCTGTGCTTACCAGCCACCGTCCGTCTCTGTGTAACCCGTCTGTTCTGGCAGCGCCAGGGGTATAAACGCCTGCAGGATGAGCAGAATTCGGGTGCAAAGTGCCATCTGATCCGGAGATACTCCCTTCCCTGCGCCCACGACTGAAAGACAAAACACAGGTAACTattaattagattgtaagctctacggggcagggacctccttcctactgtgtctcataccacctggtactccctgtgtatttatacttatttattgtatttattctaacacttgtcctccctgtgtgtaattgtgtatattgtaagattgtacatcactgcgtacccttgtggcgctttataaataaagttatacataccttgtagattgtaagctcaacagggcagggacctccttcctactgtgtctcataccacctggtactccctgtgtatttatacttatttattgtatttattataacactattcctccctgtgtgtaatcgtgtatattgtaagattgtacagcgctgcgtacccttgtggcgctttataaataaagttatacataccttgtagattgtaagctctacagggcagggacctccttcctactgtgtttcataccacatggcacttactccctgtgtatttatacttatttattgtatttattatacttgtcctccctgtgtgtaattctgtatattgtaagacttacagcgctgtgtacccttgtggcgctttataaataaagttatacataccttgtagattgtaagctcttttgggcagggctctcttcacctcttgtatcggttattgattgctttatatgttactccttgtagattgtaagctcttttgggcagggctctcttcacctcttgtatcggttattgattgctttatatgttactccttgtagattgtaagctcttttgggcagggctctcttcacctcttgtatcggttattgattgctttatatgttactccttgtagattgtaagctcttttgggcagggctctcttcccctcttgtatcggttattgattgccttatatgttactccttgtagattgtaagctcttttgggcagggctctcttcccctcttgtattggttattgattgctttatatgttactctgtatgtccaatgtatgtaacccacttattgtacagcgctgcgggatatgttggcgctttataaataaatgttaataataataataataataacatacagGATACAAGAGATGAAACAGGAGCAGCACCACCAATAGGAGTGAGCCCTACAGCGCCCTCTGTGGGTGCCCTGGGCTCCTACACCTCAACCAGCAACAATGGATACATTTTCTTGTCATATAATCCTAAGGCTTTGTGCCACTTGCTGCCATTTTTGCCCTTTCTCTCATACTTAAATGTGAAAATACTCTTCAGTTACTAGGGTGAGTGTCCCTAACAACCAGGGCCCAGAAAGTTTTCATAAATGGCAGCCCCCTAGGTACCTCACCAGTGTGGGATGAGAAGTTCCTCCTTGTGGGGTGCGAAGCCGGAGTCCCAGGTACGACAGGGGAAGCAGTAGTGGTACCCTGCGCCTCGGTTAATTCAACTCATTCCCAGGCAGCTGTCCAATGTCAGAGATACACGCTTTCCCTAAGCCCGGTGCATTCTGGGATATGTAGTGCGACATCCGGCCGCGAACCGTACAAGGAGACGGAAAGGAAGCTGGCTAAAAACACATTTCCCGGCATGCCCCTGGGTCGGGCTGGTACTATTATCTGCCGGCGGGGGTGTGAGTAGCGTGTGCGCAGCCAGGTCGACATTAAACGTTGCAACCCAGTCGCTATCGGTTTTCATTTTAATCCACTCACAAGGATTCAGGATTTCAATGACATCCTCCTTTCATGGTCACTATTGTTACAGAGTATGTCTCACACACAAAGCATGGGTAACCTGTGATTATAGTTATATACAAACTCCGTGCATCTGGTTCTTTGTGGTGTCACATCATTCACTTTAACTTTTTGtttgtgacttttaatatccttatcatttacagtagggggtacattatcccttataatacatgagtgatactcagagttccctgtataactcagcctgcagccttgtgcctttatatgggcacagaacccctcagtgactgctaatatccttatcatttacagtagggggtacattatcccttataatacatgagtgatactcagagttccctgtataactcagcctgcagccttgtgcctttatatgggcacagaacccctcagtgactgctaatatccttatcatttacagtagggggtacattatcccttataatacatgagtgatactcagagttccctgtataactcagcctgcagccttgtgcctttatatgggcacagaacccctcagtgactgctaatatccttatcatttacagtagggggtacattatcccttataatacatgagtgatactcagagttccctgtataactcagcctgcagccttgtgcctttatatggggggcacagaacccctcagtgactgctaatatccttatcatttacagtagggggtacagtatcccttataatacatgagtgatactcagagttccctgtataactcagcctgcagccttgtgcctttatatgggcacagaacccctcagtgactgctaatatccttatcatttacagtagggggtacattatcccttataatacatgaatgatactcagagttccctgtataactcagcctgcagccttgtgcctttatatgggtacagaacccctcagtgacttctaatatccttatcatttacagtagggggtacattatcccttataatacatgagtgatactcagttccctgtataactcagcctgcagccttgtgcctttatatgggcacagaacccctcagtgactgctaatatccttatcatttacagtagggggtacattatcccttataatacatgagtgatactcagagttccctgtataactcagcctgcagcctttatatgggcacagaacccctcagtgactgctaatatccttatcatttacagtagggggtacattatcccttataatacatgagtgatactcagagttccctgtataactcagcctgcagccttgtgcctttatatggtcacagaacccctcagtgactgctaatatccttatcatttacagtagggggtacattatcccttataatacatgagtgatactcagagttccctgtataactcagcctgtataTAGCAGGTTATATCTCCAGTATTAAAGTAAAGGAACAGCTTTTTATGCTCActattgtttatttatacagtgcacaCAAGCCACCAAGGGTTTTACAATAAAGTAACAAAATGAAGAACAAAAAAGGATTATGGAGATAACActcagtgtgggactgggggaCTGGgggactgtgggactgggggccaggggcccatcagaaaCCCTTACACCACAATCCCACTCTCCCGTCCATCTCCTGACTCACCGTCTTTATAACTGTACATACATTTCCTTCTCTCCATATCCCCCAGAAAGAAAAAGGGACTGGTGAATGGCCAAAGTATAGGCATATATGGACACAGGAGGGCACCTATCACCTTAGCCTACGGGTGGGGGGTTTCTGGTATCCTGTGGGCCAATCCAATACTGATAATACCCACaagtaaacaaaaaatacattgaacatAAAATAGACCAGAGCATCTGATACCTGTTTAGATACCCCAAGAACCTAAAGATAGTTCCTATCAACAAGTGCTCAAAGTGTTCTGACTCTTGCATCATGTCTATGTAAGAATTAacagttattaaaggggaagtaacacCAAAATCTACTTTAATAATGCATTTGTATTTCCATTCCCATCATCCCAAATAGGCTTGTCTGACTGAAATTATtaggaactggggccttagttgcACCGGGAAACACTCACGGATCCCCAACTTTGGATTTGCCGGTACTTGGAATAGCCCAGGATGCTTTGCTGCTTATTCTCACCCAGCCTTTTTCGACATGGAAGGCGAGATGAAGAGGTTCGGTGAATGTGGAGCTGAAGGTGTGCAGGTGTCTGATGGGGTCGCACAGCTGATAGAAGGTCAGTAGTCCTGCTTCATAGTCTAGGGAGATTCCAACGTTCCTCATCGTTGAGCTTTTAGATACAGTCTTGCACTCAGAATTATGACTTACTCCAATCAGGTCATTGATCCAGGTTAGGCTCCAGGATTGGCTGTTATAACCTATAATGGATTCCGGCCCTACCCTGGGGATGCTGGCATAGGCCACCCCTACACTCCTAAGGCCATCTTCACTAACCTCCACCTCCCAGAAATGGTTTCCGGATGAGAAGCTGGTGGTACTCAGAACTTGTGCTGTTGTGAACCTGCAAGGACCGGTGCTCCACTCCTGTTTCTCTGTTAAGTACGATGCGGTTTTCAGGTCACCTGACAGACAAATGTTATGACCAGCCGTGTTGATGTCCAATAAAAGATCAGACACGCATTCCACATTGGTGAATCTGTCGGCCATAATGTCGGAAATACTAGCAACAAATCGCTCTAGGCCTTTCTGTATTCTTACAGACAGAAGCAGCCGATCTAGGTGACTTGATGCTATCAGATACTTGCTATacctatcatcatcatcatcatcatcatcatcgtcattaTCTTCTTCATTATCCAATGCCCTGCCCAATTCCTGCTCCCGTAACACAGCCAGGGGGTCAGTATTATTGCACAGCTCCTCTATGGAATTCATTTTTCTGGTCAGTTCATCTCTCTGTGATTCCAACTTGCCGATCATCTTGCCGATTGGAACAAGAACCTTTTGCTCCTCGAGCGTTATCTCATTAAGGATGCGGCGTTCTAGAGCCTCAAGTTGTTCTCTGATTTCAGCAAACAGGGAAGCAACGTTCTTGGTTAGAACCGCACTCTCCTGTTCTACCTTCCTGCTGTGGCGAATAAGGTTCAGGTTCACCAGGTTTTTCTTTGCTTTCAGGAGACCCAAGTGCTCTAGAATTTGACTTAGTTCAGCTTTCTTTATCTGAGACGCCTTATTTAAACATTCTAGGTGGTGTCCCCGGTGCTCCTCAGAAAGGCAGCAGCATACACATAAGTAGGCAGCATCCTCAGAACAGTAATATGCGAGGAGCTTTCTGTGAATGGGGCAGTGCCGATTCTGGAGGGGACTGGTGGCGTCCAGTAAGATATGTTCCTCCGATGCACTGTGTGCTGTAAGGTGCAGTTCACATAAGGAGGCGTCACAGTGCAGGCAGGTCTTAATTGCAGCTTGAGGGATGtctatacagtaagtgcagaggATTCCGGTCGCTTCTGGCCTTGGTCGGCCAACCTGGTACAGCTCTGCTATATTACTGAGAGCCAGGTTTCTCACAGGCAAAGGCCTCGCCTTAAATCGTTTCCTGCATTCGGGGCAGGTATAAAATGCAGATTCCTCCTCCTGGGTGTTGAACACTCCTGTAATACAGTCCTGGCAGAAATTATGGCCACATCGGAGAATGACAGGTTTTCTGTAGAAGTCCAGGCAGATGGAGCAACATAACTCCTGTGTGAGCTTAGCAGATGCCATTGCCAAATGAAAGGCAAATACCTGCGGGCGTCGCTCTTTCCCAATCAGCTGCaagcagaaatgaaagtgaaaaagTCAGACGGTGAAGGAAATTCCCACTGGTGTCACCCTCATCTATGCTTATTTCTAAGTAACCCAACCCAAGGATCATACTTGGCAGAGTGATTGGGAAAAGAAAGGCACAAAAAAGATTAAGAGGTAGCCTAAAAATGCCTagcatttaaggtggccatacatgggccgattgtagctgctatgggtcccttggaccaattcggcagcttatcggcctgtgtaggggcagaaacgacggccatgctcgactgatatctggcctgaaattgcccagatatcgatcgggcaggttaaaagatttagtcagatcggggaccgcatcggctcgctgatgtggtccccgaactgactgtgccattgccgccgttagaatttgattgtttggccctggggcctacattttcccgatatcgccctcctgtcggtggggatatcgggagaagatccgctcgcttggcgacctcgccaagcaagcggatcttaacgtgtatgggcacctttacagtgatactgacatgaaaaaactacttttcaaaacatgaatgtacataaaaagttgcctggtcatgttgatggtttttcattgatagggctgcttttgtaagtaattgttacttgaagtccctaaacctgactgttttgccaacctgacagtcgattttcagcctgtcagttatagcttctaatgctaatggactactgatgtacagatatacagaaaacaGTTTAAGGTCAGGTGTATGTATCTCTTTAAGCTTTTTACATGCACCGATAGAATCATATTTGGACAGTGTGttgtgtgtgggctcagaataaTCATCCTGATCATTTCCGTACCATGGCGATCGAGtcgatcgagcaggttagaaaatttcagttggataaggataaaatctgtgcatgtatctgCCGATAtgcttgggggacctacaatgcattcccaggaagtcactttcgtatgattaGTGCTGCCAACTGTTTCATATTCAGAACATTCTCCGAtttgctttatcctacaatttcagtgtgaatgttagttttagatcgttgcatttaaacgtacaatcgaTATACGAATGTTCGCCAGAAgacgactaaaatctgaacgtgtttggccagcttaaaggaacagtaacaccaaaaaataaaagagccttaaagtaataaaaatataatgcactgttgccctgcactggtaaaactggtgtgtttgctacagtaacactactataatttatataataagctgcggtgtagccatgggggcagccattcaagttggaaaaaaggagaaaaggcacaggttacatagcagataacagataagctctgtagaatacaatagtgttttatctgttatctgctatgtgcctgtgccttttctcctttgaatagctgcccccatggctacacagcagcttatttatataaattatagtagactttctgaagtaaacacacaacttttaccagtgcagggcagcagcacattatattttagttacttttatacactttcattttttggtgttactgttcctttaagctactgCCACACATGGGCAATCCTCaggctgtggataaacacagggtAAGAAACCGCAACTCCTTAAAGCTTCTTTACGTGCCGGCACCCGGAGCCATTGCATTGGGCCAGGTGGAGGCACACACACTGCATACTTGAGCAGTTCAGCGccaaaatccgctccatgtgccaAGCACCTGGCCCAGTGTAACAGCTCTGGGTTCAGGCACATACAGAAGCTTTTAGGagcgtgtggcagtagcctaataCGATAGAAATATCAAGCTGAAATATTCAAAGAGAATGTTGCTATGACAGGCTCCTTTATAAAAGAGAAAATTTGGAACGTGCATTCGTTTTATCCAGCTTTCCAATTAAGGCCACTAGGGGAGCTGTTGCCATGACAGCTGCAGCCATTCCCACCACCTGTACATGTTGCTAAAAAGAACATCACCTGCCTTTACCCCAAGGCCCATGGCATACAGAGTGATTCCTGTTGCACATAATGTCCTAAGGTCCAAGGTGCACACACCCATCAGAACATTTTTGACCAGCCATAGCCACAAGCTAAcctctaatgctaacggactcctgctgcacaaatatggccgccacctcatagaggaacaggggggatcagatagggaatataacagcattgggcaaatacatttaaggcaaaattataaagtgtTGAGAAGGACCAGTGACTAACTCGCTCCttggggcatcagccttatgcAAGCCCATATACAACGTGAGATGGAAACCAATCATGAAGACACCTTAcatatagttttttttcctttaaaatgtattggtTTATTTTACATTCATCTGCCAAACGTTCATGTACTTGCATGTTCACACAATTCGTGGTTGATTTACAAACGCAATAAAAATGGAGGTTATGACTCAGATTTAACAAGGGAATATTTTTGCCTGAGAATGAAAGCAAAAGTACATTTCCTGCTGAGGAAATCCCACAGCATTCCCCATGACACCACAATttgcattttatctttttttattatctttctgttTTCAGGTATTTATGGAATACTAATAATCATGCAATActagagccacaaataacctaaactcaaaacttgaaaatatgtatatagaaaataatgtactcctattttaaaatacaagcctgcagccttgtgcctttatatgggcacagaacccctcagtgactgctaatatccttatcatttacagtagggggtacattatcccttataatacatgagtgatactcagagttccctgtataactcagcctgcagccttgtgcctttatatgggcacagaacccctcagtgactgctaatatccttatcatttacagtagggggtacattatcccttataatacatgagtgatactcagagttccctgtataactcagcctgcagccttgtgcctttatatgggcacagaacccctcagtgactgctaatatccttatcatttacagtagggggtacattatcccttataatacatgagtgatactcagagttccctgtataactcagcctgcagccttgtgcctttatatgggcacagaacccctcagtgactgctaatatccttatcatttacagtagggggtacattatcccttataatacatgagtgatactcagagttccctgtataactcagcctgcagccttgtgcctttatatgggcacagaacccctcagtgactgctaatatccttatcatttacagtagggggtacattatcccttataatacatgagtgatactcagagttccctgtataactcagcctgcagccttgtgcctttatatgggcacagaacccctcagtgactgctaatatccttatcatttacagtagggggtacattatcccttataatacatgagtgatactcagagttccctgtataactcagcctgcagccttgtgcctttatatgggcacagagcccctcagtgactgctaatatccttatcatttacagtagggggtacattatcccttataatacatgagtgatactcacagctCCCTGACCTTTGTAATTTCTAGTGCTTACATTTTACAACATTGGGTACCTTATTCACTATTTTACtcttctattatccagaatgcttgggacatggagGTTTTCCAaataggggatctttccatacCCATGATAtagaagtctactaaaaatcattaaatagacattaaataaaccaaataggataatatgacctccaataaggattaatcatatctcaGTTATGACAGGGGGGCATACGTCAGATCAACAAACCGATAGAGAAATCAAATCTGCCTGattaagatctggccaatttcaggccagatgtcggtcggggaggctcatcgggggtgcccatacacgggcagataagctgccaaatctgtctaaaggaccgatatctgcagctaaaagcagcccgtgtatggccatctttattctCCTCCAGGGAGATCAATGCTACAATTGGTAACATATCATTGTTAACTAAGCAACAATCTTTTGCCCCAGATTGCTTTGTTATTTACTCTCACCCAGCCATTGAGTACATTAAAGGCAAGATGTAAAGGTTCTATAAAGGTAGCAGTGAAGGAGTGCAAACGCCTGATGGGGTCACTCAGTTGGTAGAAGGACAAAACTCCAGCTTCATAATCTATATAGATTCCAAGTTTCCCCATGAGGCGAACTTTAGATAACGGTCTGCATTCATTATTATGGCTGACACCAACAAAATCATTGATCCACGTCAAGCTCCAGGATTTATCATTATATCCAATAAAGGACTGTGGCCCCGTCCTGACAACACTGGGATAGGCCACGCCGATGCATCGAAAGCCATTTTGGCTAACCTCTACTTCCCAGAGGTGTTCTCCAGACGAAATCCCCGTAGAACTTAGAACCTGACCAGCCGTGAATAGCTCCGACCCAGCATTACATGTCCAGTTTTCAGCAGAGAACGACACAGTTTTGTGTTCAGGCAACAGAGGGATTGTGTTGTGGTTTGTCCTGACTTCCAGTAAAAGACTGCCTGTATTTTCAAGAAGGAGACTTTCTATTGCCAGAAGTTTAGGAATGAAGGGATCATACTTCTCAAGATGCCGCTGTACTATTAATGAAATAAGAACATGATCCAGTTGGCAAGAGGAAGGAATTTCAGCTGCACTATCGCTCTGTGCAACATTGGGTTCCATGGCTCTCAGCACCAACAGCGGGTCAGTCAAGCTGCACAGCTCCTCAAGCTGAACAATCGTTTTGGACAGTTCTTCCTTCTTTATTTCCAAGCCCTTTATATGATTAGAGATCTGGAGGGACACTCGTTCTACCTCCCTTTTGATCTCATCAAGAACTTGTTTCCCTTGTGCCCTCGGCTGTTTGTGAAAGTTCCTAAACAGA
The genomic region above belongs to Xenopus tropicalis strain Nigerian chromosome 9, UCB_Xtro_10.0, whole genome shotgun sequence and contains:
- the LOC734077 gene encoding novel C3HC4 type (RING finger) and B-box zinc finger protein with SPRY domain isoform X1; amino-acid sequence: MASSRLRQELVCPICLDIYRNPVILRCGHNFCSSCIESVFDSQEDSWLYTCPECRKRFMVRPLPRRNFKLSNIASRYLEHQTEEEEEAGIHCTYCVDFPAPAVKTCLQCEASFCDRHLKKHCKSQEHILVEPNTPKDDIQCPTHCGLLIYYCFDDASRVCLSCYLVGEHQGHHVELLNDACEDKKRKWTRALEKTISIRDEAEEKIQSLQKRRRHVKEKLSSAADKVTALFRNFHKQPRAQGKQVLDEIKREVERVSLQISNHIKGLEIKKEELSKTIVQLEELCSLTDPLLVLRAMEPNVAQSDSAAEIPSSCQLDHVLISLIVQRHLEKYDPFIPKLLAIESLLLENTGSLLLEVRTNHNTIPLLPEHKTVSFSAENWTCNAGSELFTAGQVLSSTGISSGEHLWEVEVSQNGFRCIGVAYPSVVRTGPQSFIGYNDKSWSLTWINDFVGVSHNNECRPLSKVRLMGKLGIYIDYEAGVLSFYQLSDPIRRLHSFTATFIEPLHLAFNVLNGWVRVNNKAIWGKRLLLS
- the LOC734077 gene encoding novel C3HC4 type (RING finger) and B-box zinc finger protein with SPRY domain (The RefSeq protein has 2 substitutions, 1 non-frameshifting indel compared to this genomic sequence), coding for MASAKLTQELCCSICLDFYRKPVILRCGHNFCQDCIAGVFNTQEEESAFYTCPECRKRFKARPLPVRNLALSNIAELYQVGRPRPEATGILCTYCIDFPQAAIKTCLHCDASLCELHLTAHSASEEHILLDATSPLQNRHCPIHRKLLAYYCSEDAAYLCVCCCLSEEHRGHHLECLNKASQIKKAELSQILEHLGLLKAKKNLVNLNLIRHSRKVEQESAVLTKNVASLFAEIREQLEALERRILNEITLEEQKVLVPIGKMIGKLESQRDELTRKMNSIEELCNNTDPLAVLREQELGRALDNEEDNDDDDDDDDRYSKYLIASSHLDRLLLSVRIQKGLERFVASISDIMADRFTNVECVSDLLLDINTAGHNICLSGDLKTASYLTEKQEWSTGPCRFTTAQVLSTTSFSSGNHFWEVEVSEDGLRSVGVAYASIPRVGPESIIGYNSQSWSLTWINDLIGVSHNSECKTVSKSSTMRNVGISLDYEAGLLTFYQLCDPIRHLHTFSSTFTEPLHLAFHVEKGWVRISSKASWAIPSTGKSKVGDP